In Thermoanaerobacterales bacterium, one DNA window encodes the following:
- a CDS encoding spore coat protein, with amino-acid sequence MISEFEKLSLHEMMRFEDVESRKLAAFAAQAQDPQIRNFLHQLQGMCQQHASALQNIMSQSGVPGMAAGQQMQAGGGFAAGANLPGQSYS; translated from the coding sequence ATGATTTCCGAATTTGAGAAGCTCTCCCTCCATGAGATGATGCGATTCGAGGACGTGGAGAGCAGGAAGCTGGCCGCCTTCGCCGCCCAGGCGCAGGATCCGCAGATTCGCAACTTCCTGCACCAGCTTCAGGGGATGTGCCAGCAGCACGCCAGCGCCTTGCAGAATATTATGTCCCAGAGCGGGGTGCCCGGCATGGCCGCAGGCCAGCAGATGCAGGCAGGCGGCGGCTTCGCCGCGGGGGCGAATCTCCCGGGCCAAAGCTACTCCTAA
- a CDS encoding spore coat protein, translating into MPQLNDRDILADCLKDCKWASSTYHTALLESSTDQVRNTFFRLHNDLTNAAKSCFDLMHQRGWYPVEPARPSAQAQMQQQPQQQTYQEGYQGYQTGMGQATYGAPNVNQPRW; encoded by the coding sequence TTGCCGCAGCTTAACGACAGAGACATCCTGGCCGACTGCCTGAAGGACTGCAAGTGGGCCTCGTCCACCTACCATACCGCCCTCCTGGAGTCGTCCACGGATCAGGTCCGGAATACCTTTTTCCGGCTGCATAACGACCTCACCAACGCCGCAAAGTCGTGCTTTGATCTGATGCACCAACGGGGCTGGTATCCCGTGGAACCGGCCCGCCCCAGCGCCCAGGCCCAAATGCAGCAACAGCCTCAGCAGCAGACGTACCAGGAGGGCTATCAGGGATACCAGACGGGCATGGGCCAGGCGACCTACGGCGCCCCGAACGTCAACCAGCCCCGGTGGTAA